A single genomic interval of Aedes aegypti strain LVP_AGWG chromosome 1, AaegL5.0 Primary Assembly, whole genome shotgun sequence harbors:
- the LOC5569694 gene encoding transcription factor btd isoform X1: MMASPSFMTQYHNHHQWNNSSHQTQLSPLNILPYQYPPQPPSVSSLGSVASLGSAGLSPTQSIASSNGTGGGGAGGGGAGASTASSSFSTTGGGGSNAASPDTVTSAAAAAAAVAASSAYGFGAMVQQSPATAAALEMTARSQQMHYPSYQYPAASYYNNMAGNPWFAQESMYQGWHGEAYGLKLEDYSHQTQAQRRCARCTCPNCINELSGLPPVVGPDEKGKRQHICHIPGCEKIYGKTSHLKAHLRWHTGERPFLCKWLFCGKRFTRSDELQRHFRTHTGEKRFTCSICSKKFMRSDHLAKHVKTHENKAKKIAKKSEKAEEAKMKKEDAKLGKVECSGKRLEVSDKVGQLTVPKVKKLKNSEQQEDINANIRMPQIKQEKGYESASKTLFSGMGEYGQSGGYQSSAMNYHHPSYFQSAFLQEASNPSKNLFHNPYCDSGFQSRSNLFSTSTNSSSGCDSIDRRNNNNASSEVSNSLVKLEEYTNSHSLLNNDNGASGHQRSSSNNNLLPHSQAQVYHIPSEIASNYAAYSNVKLGSAAYHPGHHHHHHHPHQHGSGNGGSSSSAYGDVNPTSHGGSSVNESNNNNNNGTSSSAAAASSAASSAAAAATYNMMMNNYTIHHHHHHHLSQQQQQQQHHHQQEIELFK, from the exons ATGATGGCCTCACCGAGTTTCATGACCCAGTATCATAATCATCATCAGTGGAACAATAGCAGCCATCAGACTCAG CTGTCACCTCTCAACATCCTTCCGTATCAGTACCCGCCTCAGCCCCCGTCCGTCAGCAGTCTCGGCTCGGTGGCATCGCTCGGTTCGGCGGGACTTTCTCCGACGCAGTCGATTGCCTCCTCGAACGGAACCGGAGGAGGGGGAGCTGGTGGTGGAGGTGCCGGAGCTAGCACGGCCAGTAGCAGTTTCAGTACGACCGGTGGAGGCGGTTCGAACGCCGCCAGCCCAGACACAGTGACCAGTGCAGCAGCCGCCGCCGCTGCCGTTGCCGCCTCGTCTGCCTACGGCTTCGGCGCCATGGTCCAGCAGAGTCCTGCCACGGCGGCAGCCCTGGAGATGACCGCAAG GTCGCAGCAGATGCACTATCCTTCGTATCAGTATCCGGCGGCCAGCTACTACAACAACATGGCCGGAAATCCTTGGTTCGCGCAGGAGTCCATGTACCAGGGATGGCACGGGGAAGCGTATGGGTTGAAGCTGGAAGACTACTCGCACCAAACTCAGGCGCAGCGTCGCTGCGCTCGTTGTACCTGCCCTAATTGTATCAACGAACTGTCGGGTCTGCCACCGGTGGTCGGTCCGGATGAGAAGGGGAAACGGCAGCACATTTGTCATATACCGGGGTGCGAGAAGATCTACGGCAAAACGAGCCATCTGAAGGCGCATCTTCGGTGGCATACCGGCGAGCGGCCATTTCTGTGCAAGTGGTTGTTCTGTGGGAAAAGGTTTACGAGGTCGGATGAGCTGCAGAGGCATTTCCGTACGCATACAGGGGAGAAGCGGTTCACGTGCAGTATTTGTAGTAAGAAATTTATGAGGAGTGATCATCTAGCGAAGCACGTGAAGACACACGAGAACAAAGCGAAGAAGATCGCCAAGAAAAGTGAGAAAGCGGAAGAGGCGAAGATGAAGAAGGAGGATGCGAAGTTAGGGAAAGTGGAGTGCAGTGGGAAGCGGTTGGAAGTCAGTGATAAGGTAGGACAGTTGACAGTGCCGAAGGTGAAGAAACTGAAGAACAGTGAACAGCAAGAGGATATCAATGCGAACATTCGAATGCCTCAGATCAAGCAAGAGAAAGGGTATGAAAGCGCGAGTAAGACATTGTTTTCGGGTATGGGGGAGTACGGCCAGAGTGGCGGCTATCAATCATCGGCAATGAACTATCATCATCCGTCGTACTTCCAGAGTGCATTTTTACAAGAAGCGAGTAATCCGAGTAAAAATTTGTTCCATAATCCGTACTGCGATAGTGGCTTCCAGAGCCGATCGAATTTGTTCTCTACCTCGACGAATAGTAGCAGTGGGTGTGATTCGATAGATCGACGAAATAATAACAACGCTAGTAGTGAGGTTAGCAATAGTCTAGTGAAACTGGAAGAGTATACCAACAGTCACAGTCTACTGAACAACGACAACGGTGCCAGCGGCCATCAGCGAAGTAGCTCCAATAATAATCTACTACCTCATTCGCAAGCTCAAGTGTACCACATCCCATCAGAAATAGCGTCCAATTACGCGGCCTATTCGAACGTAAAGCTAGGTTCGGCCGCCTACCACCCCGGtcaccaccatcatcatcaccaccCGCATCAGCATGGTAGCGGTAATGGCGGTAGCAGTAGTAGTGCTTACGGTGACGTTAATCCAACATCACACGGTGGTTCATCTGTCAACGAATCGAACAATAACAACAATAACGGTACCTCCTCCTCCGCAGCGGCGGCATCATCGGCGGCTTCATCAGCAGCGGCCGCCGCCACGTACAACATGATGATGAACAATTACACTatccatcatcatcaccatcaccaTCTCAgtcagcaacaacaacagcagcaacacCACCACCAACAGGAGatcgaactattcaaataa
- the LOC5569694 gene encoding transcription factor btd isoform X2, whose product MYTTLSPLNILPYQYPPQPPSVSSLGSVASLGSAGLSPTQSIASSNGTGGGGAGGGGAGASTASSSFSTTGGGGSNAASPDTVTSAAAAAAAVAASSAYGFGAMVQQSPATAAALEMTARSQQMHYPSYQYPAASYYNNMAGNPWFAQESMYQGWHGEAYGLKLEDYSHQTQAQRRCARCTCPNCINELSGLPPVVGPDEKGKRQHICHIPGCEKIYGKTSHLKAHLRWHTGERPFLCKWLFCGKRFTRSDELQRHFRTHTGEKRFTCSICSKKFMRSDHLAKHVKTHENKAKKIAKKSEKAEEAKMKKEDAKLGKVECSGKRLEVSDKVGQLTVPKVKKLKNSEQQEDINANIRMPQIKQEKGYESASKTLFSGMGEYGQSGGYQSSAMNYHHPSYFQSAFLQEASNPSKNLFHNPYCDSGFQSRSNLFSTSTNSSSGCDSIDRRNNNNASSEVSNSLVKLEEYTNSHSLLNNDNGASGHQRSSSNNNLLPHSQAQVYHIPSEIASNYAAYSNVKLGSAAYHPGHHHHHHHPHQHGSGNGGSSSSAYGDVNPTSHGGSSVNESNNNNNNGTSSSAAAASSAASSAAAAATYNMMMNNYTIHHHHHHHLSQQQQQQQHHHQQEIELFK is encoded by the exons ATGTATACGACG CTGTCACCTCTCAACATCCTTCCGTATCAGTACCCGCCTCAGCCCCCGTCCGTCAGCAGTCTCGGCTCGGTGGCATCGCTCGGTTCGGCGGGACTTTCTCCGACGCAGTCGATTGCCTCCTCGAACGGAACCGGAGGAGGGGGAGCTGGTGGTGGAGGTGCCGGAGCTAGCACGGCCAGTAGCAGTTTCAGTACGACCGGTGGAGGCGGTTCGAACGCCGCCAGCCCAGACACAGTGACCAGTGCAGCAGCCGCCGCCGCTGCCGTTGCCGCCTCGTCTGCCTACGGCTTCGGCGCCATGGTCCAGCAGAGTCCTGCCACGGCGGCAGCCCTGGAGATGACCGCAAG GTCGCAGCAGATGCACTATCCTTCGTATCAGTATCCGGCGGCCAGCTACTACAACAACATGGCCGGAAATCCTTGGTTCGCGCAGGAGTCCATGTACCAGGGATGGCACGGGGAAGCGTATGGGTTGAAGCTGGAAGACTACTCGCACCAAACTCAGGCGCAGCGTCGCTGCGCTCGTTGTACCTGCCCTAATTGTATCAACGAACTGTCGGGTCTGCCACCGGTGGTCGGTCCGGATGAGAAGGGGAAACGGCAGCACATTTGTCATATACCGGGGTGCGAGAAGATCTACGGCAAAACGAGCCATCTGAAGGCGCATCTTCGGTGGCATACCGGCGAGCGGCCATTTCTGTGCAAGTGGTTGTTCTGTGGGAAAAGGTTTACGAGGTCGGATGAGCTGCAGAGGCATTTCCGTACGCATACAGGGGAGAAGCGGTTCACGTGCAGTATTTGTAGTAAGAAATTTATGAGGAGTGATCATCTAGCGAAGCACGTGAAGACACACGAGAACAAAGCGAAGAAGATCGCCAAGAAAAGTGAGAAAGCGGAAGAGGCGAAGATGAAGAAGGAGGATGCGAAGTTAGGGAAAGTGGAGTGCAGTGGGAAGCGGTTGGAAGTCAGTGATAAGGTAGGACAGTTGACAGTGCCGAAGGTGAAGAAACTGAAGAACAGTGAACAGCAAGAGGATATCAATGCGAACATTCGAATGCCTCAGATCAAGCAAGAGAAAGGGTATGAAAGCGCGAGTAAGACATTGTTTTCGGGTATGGGGGAGTACGGCCAGAGTGGCGGCTATCAATCATCGGCAATGAACTATCATCATCCGTCGTACTTCCAGAGTGCATTTTTACAAGAAGCGAGTAATCCGAGTAAAAATTTGTTCCATAATCCGTACTGCGATAGTGGCTTCCAGAGCCGATCGAATTTGTTCTCTACCTCGACGAATAGTAGCAGTGGGTGTGATTCGATAGATCGACGAAATAATAACAACGCTAGTAGTGAGGTTAGCAATAGTCTAGTGAAACTGGAAGAGTATACCAACAGTCACAGTCTACTGAACAACGACAACGGTGCCAGCGGCCATCAGCGAAGTAGCTCCAATAATAATCTACTACCTCATTCGCAAGCTCAAGTGTACCACATCCCATCAGAAATAGCGTCCAATTACGCGGCCTATTCGAACGTAAAGCTAGGTTCGGCCGCCTACCACCCCGGtcaccaccatcatcatcaccaccCGCATCAGCATGGTAGCGGTAATGGCGGTAGCAGTAGTAGTGCTTACGGTGACGTTAATCCAACATCACACGGTGGTTCATCTGTCAACGAATCGAACAATAACAACAATAACGGTACCTCCTCCTCCGCAGCGGCGGCATCATCGGCGGCTTCATCAGCAGCGGCCGCCGCCACGTACAACATGATGATGAACAATTACACTatccatcatcatcaccatcaccaTCTCAgtcagcaacaacaacagcagcaacacCACCACCAACAGGAGatcgaactattcaaataa